One genomic region from Bactrocera tryoni isolate S06 chromosome 3, CSIRO_BtryS06_freeze2, whole genome shotgun sequence encodes:
- the LOC120772182 gene encoding uncharacterized protein LOC120772182 has product MFGSKLRSWMENHIGRPRKKGAKNKTTNSNTVSAATAAGCSHEAYQHHVGSNKKISSNNSSAIFTLHHARSNGASSTSPSITANSSASAAPTMTTVMVSPSTMSSFGANHHNGGGGGGGGGCGSGSGSGCGSVIASPVRRREVSPIQGHTQSRYGWQSPDQETITSPKSDNFLYAPQHRVRSQSHHTNHHHHQLQQHQQQPPYTVPNSKDNSSDDRSLQARSFTQSYGHHMPSQQQQPSQLPQNTVQHPADCSSSSISSLSWSTGSKEPSMNSSGNNNSNSKAGHNNCNNNSTFTKPLPTPEEQDNSTTELRHFEEEDPNTVHYEEIRTILRHPDLCSSNYNSNNNRNNPFLIHERPKSEQLTSFTPARSLYADRRSQDDASTRYGRLLPSKIQSCSNSNDSLNANGSMTYVRSGSAEYISQHFQSSGNGYVCRTSGEFSSNHQSGNLNNLAAMHCQRSRLRGGRFGNGHVLNGTQPGASVAGVPLHSLSSPESAYSTGYSTDGTSPGAIYTPPEYYINMRTGTHYFPKSVNSLAIEAQRYKFGLNKIEEMSPIDPMPKTSFANASTLYKRADSYDMGQGCSNNNGTHHEPFIPLDAPHAIQHPESVGRHSPLPLRNTIVLPTLKGFESPSPRQRCRIRTNPWYLTMEANAPATGSVSVQNVLAFLPPPPPTQPPPTAMSTTSDTSTISSSAHSTRLPEAVGTPPRHQKPGKMTTSGSSGGGRRELDAASTSSSGKRSSNATTDGRRVVQHIQQSSDMNNAGKVSAGYESTESSSSLTEVENMQRNYTPNTVRRKRAEQLQMKVGQPLAAVLATVCVVSDERAGSNREPILSDDDATLNEMMGKFDESYVYEKETDILSSDSDQTDCPSDLDTGQDAGDECDTDELLDIDFIDTSSMQEVSERRGSDCNLGSCYYYNQSPKSVHQHSGKRASVRSRRSSRSLKNGQEESHAVMATGSSSQRRRKRFLKTRKKSAENRNEQPNSPHKSRKSRSVGGTPVCVRRQRHITAKNRIYETSPLTNRSSSLVFTDVRDTKRFMTIAESERALLKADLEADVKYRQLIQEAESLLVSMKNSMQSIPRDTPVSSPRRVNPLANKRVEMLKNCETETRREQLKQAQQRSLDAIHLEKQQKQKQQELAAAINRRIDLLRHAPASAPNSPRFSRCSPRKTHITNFINQNVPPEVPARKSVEASKPPQSPQLQLNGRLMPQSAKSTIIQERRFRSQSPVARHKFGAYLRRSQNFDSDSDSEFQNKDYDENQLRNDDYKEQPNKISDVDAVNHNYLPEFARLSRYDEADLSNHNVASLKIQSGNSAADWQTRIMQACPQSEPLKRKVYSGSSTFERIKKSFDLEAEIPKQAMLAKIHNLRRRERQSSNPRLNTHISSHDLHLAVGEYCNGDSEFAATNGDEVNKKQMILSTIADLKRSLESQSVELNGLNED; this is encoded by the exons ATGTTCGGCTCGAAGTTACGTTCATGGATGGAAAACCACATTGGGCGCCCGCGTAAGAAGGGCGccaaaaataaaactacaaacag CAATACTGTCAGTGCCGCCACTGCCGCGGGCTGCAGTCATGAGGCATATCAGCATCACGTTGGCAGCAACAAGAAGATTTCCAGCAACAATTCGAGCGCAATTTTTACGCTTCATCACGCGCGCAGTAACGGCGCGTCTTCCACGTCACCATCAATCACTGCCAACTCGTCCGCATCCGCGGCGCCGACAATGACGACAGTAATGGTTTCGCCCAGCACGATGTCCTCATTCGGTGCTAATCATCACAATGGTGgaggtggcggtggcggtggcggttGTGGCAGTGGTAGTGGAAGCGGTTGCGGCAGTGTCATTGCTAGTCCGGTCAGGCGTCGTGAAGTCTCGCCTATTCAAGGCCAT ACGCAGAGTCGTTACGGTTGGCAGTCACCGGACCAGGAGACAATCACTTCACCGAAATCCGACAATTTCCTATATGCGCCACAACATCGCGTACGCAGCCAATCGCATCACACAAATCACCATCACCATCAACTgcagcaacatcaacaacaacctCCTTATACAGTGCCAAATAGTAAGGATAATTCAAGTGATGATCGTTCATTGCAAGCAAGGTCATTCACACAATCGTACGGTCACCATATGCcatcacaacagcaacaaccctCACAGCTGCCGCAGAATACAGTACAACATCCCGCCGATTGCTCTTCGTCATCAATTTCGTCGCTGTCGTGGTCCACTGGCTCTAAAGAGCCTTCCATGAACtcaagtggcaacaacaacagcaatagtaAAGCTGGTCACAACAattgcaataataatagtacGTTTACAAAACCTCTCCCTACACCCGAGGAACAAGATAACAGTACCACAGAATTGCGACATTTCGAAGAGGAGGATCCAAATACCGTTCATTATGAGGAGATCCGCACTATTTTACGTCATCCTGATCTTTGTAGTTCTAATTACAATAGTAACAACAATAGAAATAATCCTTTCCTCATACATGAACGTCCCAAATCCGAGCAGCTCACCTCGTTTACACCTGCCCGTTCACTCTACGCGGACAGGCGTTCGCAGGATGACGCATCCACGCGCTACGGCCGTCTTTTGCCGTCAAAGATTCAAAGCTGCAGCAACTCGAATGACAGTTTGAATGCGAATGGCTCGATGACGTATGTAAGAAGTGGCAGCGCTGAATATATATCCCAACACTTTCAAAGTTCGGGTAATGGATATGTGTGCCGTACCTCGGGCGAGTTTTCCTCGAATCATCAGTCTGGTAATTTGAACAATTTAGCAGCTATGCACTGTCAGCGCTCACGATTGCGTGGCGGTCGGTTTGGCAATGGACACGTTCTAAACGGCACACAGCCAGGGGCAAGTGTGGCTGGCGTACCGCTCCATAGTCTCTCATCGCCAGAAAGTGCTTACTCTACTGGCTATTCCACCGACGGTACTTCGCCAGGCGCCATTTACACGCCACCGGAATACTATATTAATATGCGTACCGGCACGCATTACTTTCCGAAGAGCGTAAACTCGCTGGCCATCGAGGCTCAGCGGTACAAATTTGGGCTGAACAAAATAGAAGAAATGTCTCCCATAGATCCTATG CCGAAGACTTCATTCGCCAATGCTTCCACTCTATACAAGCGCGCCGATTCGTATGATATGGGCCAAggttgcagcaacaacaacggcacGCATCATGAACCGTTCATACCATTAGATGCGCCACATGCCATCCAACATCCTGAAAGTGTTGGACGACATAGTCCCTTACCGTTACGTAACACTATTGTTTTGCCCACCTTGAAGGGTTTTGAAT CGCCCTCCCCTAGACAACGTTGTCGCATACGTACGAATCCGTGGTATCTCACAATGGAAGCAAATGCACCAGCGACAGGAAGTGTAAGCGTACAGAATGTGTTAGCATTTTTGCCACCACCGCCACCAACACAACCGCCGCCAACGGCGATGTCAACAACATCTGACACGTCGACGATTTCCTCGTCAGCGCACTCAACGAGGCTGCCTGAGGCTGTCGGCACGCCTCCGCGCCATCAGAAACCGGGTAAGATGACGACAAGTGGAAGTTCAGGAGGTGGGCGAAGGGAACTTGATGCCGCAAGCACGTCGTCATCTGGAAAAAGATCCAGTAATGCAACAACGGATGGACGCCGGGTAGTGCAACACATCCAACAGTCAAGTGACAT GAACAATGCTGGCAAGGTATCTGCAGGGTATGAGTCGACAGAGAGCTCTTCGTCTTTGACTGAAGTGGAAAATATGCAAAGGAACTACACACCCAACACTGTGCGTCGTAAGCGTGCAGAGCAATTGCAGATGAAGGTAGGCCAGCCTCTAGCTGCCGTGCTGGCGACTGTGTGCGTTGTAAGTGATGAGCGTGCTGGAAGCAACAGGGAGCCGATATTAAGTGATGATGATGCCACACTGAACGAGATGATGGGAAAATTTGATGAGAGTTACGTGTATGAGAAGGAGACTGATATACTCAG CAGTGATTCTGACCAAACGGATTGTCCCTCCGACTTAGACACCGGACAGGATGCTGGCGATGAGTGTGATACTGACGAGCTGCTCGACATAGACTTTATTGATACCTCATCTATGCAGGAGGTTTCTGAGCGTAGAGGCTCAGACTGCAATTTGGGCAGTTGTTATTACTACAACCAGAGTCCAAAGTCGGTGCACCAGCACAGTGGAAAACGCGCATCTGTTCGATCGCGCAGAAGTTCAAGAAGTTTGAAAAATGGCCAAGAGGAAAGCCATGCAGTCATGGCTACTGGGAGTAGTTCACAGCGACGGCGTAAGCGCTTTCTGAAGACACGCAAGAAGAGTGCCGAAAATCGTAACGAACAACCGAATTCGCCACACAAATCTCGAAAGTCGCGCAGTGTAGGTGGTACGCCGGTGTGCGTGCGCAGACAAAGACATATCACAGCAAAGAATag GATTTATGAGACTTCGCCGCTTACAAATAGATCCAGCTCACTGGTGTTTACAGACGTACGAGACACTAAACGTTTTATGACAATCGCGGAGAGTGAACGGGCTTTGTTGAAAGCAGATTTGGAGGCAGATGTTAAGTACAGACAACTCATACAAGAAGCTGAATCTCTACTAGTCTCTATGAAAAACAGTATGCAAAG CATACCACGTGACACACCCGTCTCAAGTCCACGACGAGTCAATCCTCTGGCCAACAAGCGAGTAGAAATGTTAAAGAACTGTGAAACAGAAACACGCCGCGAACAGCTTAAGCAAGCGCAGCAACGATCTTTGGATGCTATCCATTTAGAAAAgcaacagaaacagaaacaacAAGAGTTGGCGGCCGCTATTAATCGACGCATAGACCTACTGCGACATGCACCTGCGTCAGCACCTAATAGTCCACGTTTCAGTCGCTGCAGCCCAAGGAAAACCCACATAACGAATTTCATCAATCAAAATGTGCCACCAGAGGTACCGGCGCGCAAATCAGTAGAAGCATCAAAACCTCCACAATCCCCACAGCTACAGCTAAATGGCCGACTAATGCCACAGAGCGCAAAATCCACAATCATACAAGAACGCAGATTCCGTAGCCAATCACCAGTGGCTCGACACAAGTTTGGTGCTTATTTGCGTCGTAGCCAGAACTTTGATAGTGACTCGGATTCCGAGTTTCAAAACAAAGATTATGACGAAAATCAACTAAGAAATGACGATTACAAAGAGCAACCGAACAAAATCTCCGATGTGGATGCTGTAAACCACAATTACTTGCCAGAGTTCGCACGACTTTCACGCTATGATGAAGCAGATTTGTCTAACCACAATGTGGCCAGTTTGAAGATACAATCAGGCAATTCAGCTGCTGATTGGCAGACGAGAATAATGCAAGCTTGTCCTCAGAGCGAGCCGCTGAAGAGAAAGGTCTACAGCGGCAGCTCGACATTTGAGCGCATcaaaaaaagtttcgatttgGAGGCGG AAATCCCAAAACAAGCAATGTTggcaaaaatacataatttgagGCGTCGGGAGCGTCAAAGCTCGAATCCACgtttaaacacacacataagcagTCACGACTTACATCTAGCAGTGGGAGAATATTGTAACGGTGATAGTGAATTTGCTGCGACCAACGGTGATGAGGTTAATAAAAAGCAAATGATCCTCAGCACAATTGCAGATCTGAAACGTAGTCTTGAGTCACAGAGCGTCGAGCTTAATGGACTCAATGAGGACtaa